The Alnus glutinosa chromosome 3, dhAlnGlut1.1, whole genome shotgun sequence nucleotide sequence ATCTTCCTGaaattttatcaatattttttaattggttttagagaaaatgaagaaaataaaaaaggaaaatttcgGAACTTTGATATTAATTTTgtgtagtaaaaaaaattaactaaatttAGATGTTGGAGATTTTTTTAACTAACTAATCTTacgaagaaaaggaaaaaaaaaaatagtaattaaaaaCTTGATCTTTGCTTTATATATTCTTTCGTTTCCTTTGGAGACCAAGCAGAggattgaattttttatttttattttttataattatgtgCATTTGTGACTGActgatattattttctttttatttttttcacatgaAAAAGTCgataatgtatatttttatatgtgctCTGAgttatattacaatttttagaTATGGATAGTAATATATACATAAAACcatgtttttttataagaacTAGAAAAATTtgtcataaatttaattatttgaaaataaaatattgaaattttattttagaattataTCCACATCCATAAACATCTTAGTTTCATCCCTACAAGTAATTAGTAGTTATTATATGAATAGGATATGATTATTTGATcgaaaaaaaagtattaaaaacgcAAACAAGAGTGAATCAATCCACAACCAAAACGTGCCATCACAATAAATATGATTAGGAAATTATTGAAAAAGTTTGGTGGCCCGGGATTAGGTAGAAGTTTACTAATTCCCGTTCCTCAATGAAATTGTCGTAAGAATTAAGTAGataatttactattttattccaATATATGGAAAACGGCACCCGCGCGCCCGGGGAATTGGAATTCCACTCTCCCCCGGTATGAGTTGAAAATTCTACAGCGTGCCCCAAACACGCCAGAATTGAATTCCATGCCCCCACCGAAAAAGTCTAGGAAAAGCACAAGTCAACTCCCATAAGAACTTCCTTCTCCGTCGGACTTCCCTTCCGCGTTAGTGCAAACGGCAGAACAGAAACCACGTACGTGTTTCTGTCTCCCTTCTCTCAAGCTTCCTTTCCTAGCATAAATTCACTCCTATATAAAATTCATTCCGATCTCAGTTTCCTCCAAACCTTTGGACTCCTATAAAATTCATTCCGATCTCAGTTTCCGATCCTCCAAACCTTTGGAATCGCAAAACCCAGGAACACGTACAAGATTCTAATCTTCATACGCACGTACGCCTACAAGAACACGCATTCGCGATTGGCAGCTGTTGTACGTTCGACATGGAAAGCACGTCACGCACCCTTGAAGTCACGGTGATATCCGGGGAAAATCTACGAACCGACAGGAAACCGGTCAAGAAGAATGCCTTCGTTGTGATCCGAACAGACTCCAACAGCGTTTGCACGACAAAGATGGACGCGGACGGCGGGAGCTATCCTTCGTGGAATGAAAAACTCGCGTTGGACGTGCCAATGCATGCACGGTTTATCACGGTGGAGGTACAATGCAAGACCTCTATGGGGAACAAAACTGTTGGGGTGGCAAGAGTTCCGGTCTCGGATTTTATCGGCGAGTATGTTCCTCAGAGTTATTTGCACTTTTTGAGTTACAGACTGAGAGATTATAAGGGCGAGAAGAACGGGATTATCAACATTTCAGTAAGAGCTAAGGTCCCGGAATACGCATCCTGTTCGGGAACAGGGATGGGAGTGCCACTGGGGGGGAATAATTTTGCTGGGGTTGTCACTGGGATTCCAGTTTGGTGTACCAATCCGGGAAAATTTTAAAGGATTTCTTACCAAAATGGAAGAAAACTGACAGGAATTTCAATATATTCaatctatatataaaattgtcatatgTGATTTGAACACTTACAATCACGTATTCCTTATAATCCTATGtcttttgttgtttgtgttATAACCAAGTTTTAAGGAGAATatgtttgaaaattgaaaataaataatatcatgATCAAAGATTCAAAAGGCTGTTTCCGGCAGCCGGAGCCAAATTTTTTCTCCAATGGAAACAATCACTACAGCTTATTAATTTATAatgcgtttggaattgcgattttgtaaataaaaaatgaaactaaattgcagaaaataaaatagattgtttagaattgtgtttttaaaaatttacaatttgaaaacatagaaaaatctatattttcaaattgtgGGCAATtgtgtgcttttttgaaaatgtataaTTTTCAAGATTAAAATGCGATTTTAATAGTCAAATTGTAACGttgtcaaacacttaactgtattttcaaatcgtacattttgaatgtattatttttaaattgtaaatcCAAACAGAtcttataatatatatcaatGAATTACGCGACGTTGTTAaagattttaaatatataatattggcTGGCAATATTATGAGATTCTGTATTGAATTGTACGTAGGAACTAAATCCCTCCCAAGTCATTAATTTCGACATGTCGTCGCTATCATAATAATATACCAAACCTGAAACTTACAATATAATATCCATAGTCGGTGCCACCTTCCAACCATGTGGTGCAGGCTGCAGCCACGGCCCACGGAGCAGGTGGTTCCAAATTAAAGCCTGTTAGGTAGCAGACAATGCAGACAAAATGGTGAGCTTTTGCTTGTGGTAGTTAGGCAGGTGGCATCTTGCCACATGCAAGAGGTTGCTTGCATAAGTTTCACTTTTCATATTTAATTatggggaaacttcacaaaagggtactcAATTATAGCgatttttcacttaagggtattaatgtagcaaaacgttcaatcgagtgtaaaaatttatcaaaaccgttcaatgtagggtattccgtcaccctccgttctaaatcgatgacggaaaTGAAGTCACTTGACTTCCACGTGATTTTTAATGGCGTTTTTCCTGTTATGCCACTTAAGTGgagtcacgtgacttccacCGTCgacttcttctcctcctccgaTGACTCTGACGACACAGACTCGCCGCTGGACTTTGCAACCATCTTCGCCTCCCAACGCTTTCTTCTCCTCCCCCGGCCGCTCCAACTCCATTTTCGAGTCCCCGAACACTAAGCAAGAAGATCCTGACAACACATTAGTCATCACCGGAAGCGTCAAAGTGCCCAAGTACTCACTGGATCCTTACATTGATTTCCAGCGCTCAATGCAAGAAATGGTTGAAGCAAGAAATCCAATGGACGTGACAAGTGAATGGGAGTATCTGAATGAGCTTCTCTTATGTTATCTAACCTTAAATCCCAAACACACCCACAAGTATATCATTCGCGCTTTCTCCGACCTTGTCATCTGCATTTTGTCGGCGTCCCCATCGTCATCGGGAGCCCAACTAAAAATTAATGtgttaatcttttcttttttcttcttgggcGCTCCTTGGCTGATTTTCAATGGAAAAAATAAAGGTGCCTCAGcagacaaaagaaagaaaaggacgATGATAAAGACGTAAAGTGGTGACAAAGCAAAGTTTGTTCATTGTCCTCGTTTTTGTTGTGGTCCTGCAACATTTTGGTGgcaacatgcatgcatgttggGTTGTTTTTGCACACATAATCATCAACTCACTGAATGTGGGAGAAGACCATAATTTTAGTAGATATAGCTTCAATTAGGGAGTTCTTATACTTTACAGTCACTGATAGGCCATGTTCTACAGGAAAGCTCAATCTTAAGTTCGTGGCATGACTATGGTTATCCTCCTCTGTTTTAGGCTCGATAAACAGAGCATAACAGAGCCACATCTCATGCCTTGagaaatcaaatttattaataagacCAAAATTTATAATGGGCAGGGGCACTATGAGCAAGCTATCCGAAAAAACTGGTTCTTTTTTTTCGATTTCGCAGCCATGGATTTTTTAGTTTTCGCCATCAGTTACTGGTCGAGCCACTGGAATGGACTGAATAATGGAAGAAACTTTGAAGATGATcgattttgcaaaaaaataaaatgataattttgaaatttctaaACATTGTAAGGATTTGAAACAAATATCAAAACTAGTAGAAAATTCTTAACGTGATTATGCGGTTTAGAGCTACAGCTACAGCCACATCAATCAATCCAAACGTACTCACGCTCCTTTGTTAACATTTCTGAACAAAGCTATAcgccatcatttttttttgcttctcaAAACGTACTCATGCTCCTTTGTTACTCTTGAAGGCAAACAGTTCATCCATCTCAACAGCTCATGAATATATAATTGGACCATAAATTAGCCAATCTGAATCAAATAATTACGAAAGTTTCCATATTGTATAGTttgaaataaaacaagaatGACCCAGTATTCAGTTTGACAAAACAACATAATAAAGATGCACAAACCCTGAATCAATCAAAATATAAAGCATCcttcatttaaaatttgaaccaaACTATTCAGCAACTTAATTATTAGCTGTATTGAATGGTGTATGTGAGAAGTCTCACTTGTTAGTTGATTGAAGAAAAGGTTGTCGAGGACAACAACCAATAATGTTAGCCAAAATGGGAAAATCCAATCCTCAGAGGTCAGGAAACTCATAGGGATTGAAGCAGGCATCACCCTTCCGTGTAGAGGTATAGTACTACTTGTCTTTTGACCCACAGGTTCAAAACCCAACCACAACCACAGTACAGAAAATCTAATAATGTCTGGCTTGCCCAACCAAATATTTAATTGCCATTTTCAcgtggttttgttgtttttcgatctatgagctctctctctctctctctctctctctctcacacagaGACAGCGCGTTACGCCATGAACAGAGACATGAGAGATTGACAGGCACTAGAGTTTAAAGGAGAGTACAGACAAGCGATTCTGGGCATCATACGCTAGCTGCCTACCTCCAAAGGAGGAGATTCAGTATGATCTTCTGCTTTCCGTCCACGTTCGTATTGAGGACACGCAGTATGTGCTGGAACTCCTCATTCGCCACCAGAGACATTTTGGACTTGCAGAGACGGAGCCTACGAAAGAGAGGATTCGGAGGCAGAAAGCGCAGCAGTGCGGGAGGTCTGAGGTTGAAGACAAAGCTTCTGATCCTTGGCAGTTGATGCTGTTAATACGGTGTCATCTGGGAGTTTTGTCCTTTATGTGTATTTGAGCATTTTCTTAAGGGGCATAATAGGAAAAACGCCATTAAAAATCACGTGGAAGTCACATGACTCCacttccgtcatcgatttagaacggagggtgacggaataccctacattgaacggttttgataaattcatatactcgattgaacgttttgctacattagtacccttaagtgaaaaagcgCTATAGTTgagtacccttttgtgaagttttccctttaattattgttaaagtatatttaacaaagtgtttttttacttatcaaaaaatttattgttaaagtattaattaaatgtttaaaattatctcttgttatttgtttaagcttttaagataaatgatgatttaaaatGAATGAAATCACTCCTTAAATTATGCTATATTATCAAATCACTCCCTCCATACATTTGTCATTagggtttttaattaaaattgtggCAAGTACCTATAAGACCATGTTAGACCCAATAAAATAGTTCAACGTGTACATAAGTGTTACCTCGGCTTGACACATGGCATAAATActtcaaaaaattaagaaaaaaaaaaaaaaaaaaaaaaaaaaaaaaaagaaagaggaaggagAGGGGTGGATGGCCATCCCACCACCCCACAAAAGGTATGAGTGGGTCATGACCCATGCCAACCTCTGTTAGTGGGCATGGATCTTACTGGCGAAGGGGGTGATCGATGGGACGGCAGCATGGGCACCCCAACAATGGAGTGGCAACCCCCTTCCTTGCGCGGGGGGGGGTTAGcgcacttttttgtttttttgtttttttttagattttaattttgttaataaaataaaaaagattattttttaattaaggcttCAAAATTGCTAGCATAatgtcacatcaataatttttaataattttggacAAAATGAATGAAGTGTaaagtaaaattcaaaaaatttaaagagtaAACATTTGGGTTTAATAGAACACCCGAACACCCTTATTGTACAGTATTTCAACCGTGCTTGTATTGATCGATATTAATTTATGGCTTTTACACTATATTAGGTTAACTACAACTCTACCTCTTTACATTGAAGCATATCTATATCTTATACATTTGAATCTATATCTTTATCTCTCtatctttgcatgttgttatatTGAAGTCTAACTCTATTATAACTCCATCTTATCTCTCTATCACTAGAGTACTGTATAGGATGATTATCCCTATACTCATGTATAGAATGTGAGTCTTTAGATGATAAGTCATGTGCATTAATAGGGTTTAAAAACTCATAAAGTTATTTGAAATGACGCGATTACTCAATGAGTGCATTTATATTTACCCGTTATCTTATTGAGTACAGGGTGGTCTTATGCCTATATGCcacaattttagttaaaaatccTAACAAAGGTAGAAAGGGAGCGATTTGATAATAAAGCGTATCTTAATGAGAGATTTGATCAATTTTAAACCCTCGAGAGTGATTTTATAAAATGTTAAACCCCAAAAACTTCTAAAAGATGTttccattgaatttatgaattcATTATGTTAATAGATATATTTAGAGGATTTGTAAAAATGATCAAGTGAATTGGTTACCAATGAATTGAGAAATATAAGGATTTaaatgtttggtaaaattggaaaataatatgtattttattttttgaggttTTGATAATGTATAATATTTGTGTTTAGGAGCAAATAAGAACAATTGAGGCGTGGTGAAATTCTTTGTTATTGGTGCATTGACGCGGGGTAAGTATAATTTATTagtcaaattttcttttctttttatttaatttcttgatgGCAAAAAAAGATTTTCAGCATGAATTTCAATGGAAAAGCCTATGGCAATTGGCACCCATGGAAAAGGTCTGATTATTAGGATCATACTTTTCATGCATGTACTTGGAGTTcgatcaatttatttatttatttatttatttttttctatagaCTACAAATGGGACGGGAAAggaacaaaatttacaaaaataaacataaaaaaaaggTTGGACGATCCAATAATAAGCACCTAAATAACCTACTCAAATCAAgtaaacataaattaagtagaaaagaagaagtagTCAGTCAGTTGGAATTCCATCAATTATCATTGAAGTTTGATACACAACACGAAACCCATTAGTTAATCTTTGCATAATGCTTGTATCAAAGATttgttggaaaagaaaaaaaggtacaAGTAATAAGATGAATGCataaatttaatgtttaaaGGAGTTTTCAAAAGAGTATATTAAAAAGATAAGCTAGGTGTTAACAAAAGGTACTGGTAGTCTAGTGGTTGAACTGTATCCTTCCACGGTGCAGAACCCGGGTTCGAAGAGCAGTGACGATTTCTGCACTACGGTTGATGGTTGGGTCCATCACAATTGTCTGATCAATTTGACGAAAATACGTGCATCTGAGCTCTTTCTTTTTGCGTTTCTTTGGGCTATTGTTATTAATGGCGGTCTTAATTAATTAGGtgttgtatttatttttggaagcttttctttttctttttctttttttttatgtaattttttaattttagggaAACTACGCACTCTTCTCAAATCTCAATCTATAACTCAATTTGCAATATTTTTCCAATCTTTCAATTTggtaaataaaaacataagccaaaaaaaaaaaaaaaaaaaaacccaaaataatttttcgcttttttattttttatttttaatagtatttttttttttttttttttttttatctttttgaagGATTTTAGTGGAGGCAAAAAGAAGATATTACAACCTCAACGGTAGACCGGTATGGTACATGAAATTAACCTAATAACTCATAACAACAACTAAAAGGAGGGTTGAATTATGTCTTGTATTGGAGTCACATAGGTTCCCACCCCATGTGCGTGTGTTGTGTAAAATATGTTGTGCAatgatcaattttttatttttagacaaAAAGTGTAGGTTTGTaggaaaaaatggttttttttgaaaaaatcattTTGTTCTTCGGGAAATAGCTATTTTAAGGCATAATGtgcaacaaaacaaataaattattattccatatgaataactattttattacaaaaatcTATTCCGCATATTAATATGCCCTTTAATGTTTGCATCACAGAtttattggaaaagaaaaaacaaaaaaaagacgTACAAGTAATAAGATGAATGCAAAATTCTGTAGGCagattttaatgtttaaagGAGTTTTAAAGGGGTTATTAGCAACAGATAAGCGTGAACTTCACAAAAGGTACTAGTTGTCTAGTGGTAGATTAGTATCCTTCCACGGGACATACCCGAGTTCGAAGGGCGGTGATGATTTTCTGCGCTTCTGTGATGGTTGGGTCCATCACCATCGTCTGATCTTACAGATTGAAAAACGCGATTCTGagctactattttttatttattatctaATTAGGTGTTTAtgtaacttttttaattttaggaaaactgctacattttcttttcaatctaTTATTcaatttgtaatattttcctaacttttaatttatttatttttcctactCAATGCGGGGGGAAATGGAAAAattgcaagaaaataaaaaacaagcgCGACCGAGGCATCCTTAGAATAATTGAGAATAAGTCAAATAAATGACCTGACTTGTTAAAGAAACTGAGCCTGCCAAACAAGGCGGTTAAAGTAGGCAAAGTTTTGTAAACGGAACAAATTGCGGACCAGCAAGAGACGAGAAAAGACATAATAGTGTCAAGACCCTTCAATTCTATTCGGATCCCAATGTAGGAGACGCAAACCAATCTACTATTTAGGTTGCAATATCCCCTTTTGCCctccaaaaagataaaaatgcccataaaaaaataaaaaaataaaataaaaaagacaacaaaaaatagttagtttttttcttgattatttgtcttttttttttttttttttgggggggggggg carries:
- the LOC133863823 gene encoding BON1-associated protein 2; translation: MESTSRTLEVTVISGENLRTDRKPVKKNAFVVIRTDSNSVCTTKMDADGGSYPSWNEKLALDVPMHARFITVEVQCKTSMGNKTVGVARVPVSDFIGEYVPQSYLHFLSYRLRDYKGEKNGIINISVRAKVPEYASCSGTGMGVPLGGNNFAGVVTGIPVWCTNPGKF